TTGAACCCCACGATTCTAAAAGCTTTGCCAATTTATGCGGACAATTTGATGAACATCTAAAGCAAATAGAACAACGTCTAAGCATTCGCATCCGCAACCGCGGCAACCAATTCGAAGTTGAAGGCGAGCACAACTGCATTCTTGCTGCCGAAGAAATCCTTAAGCGACTCTATCGAGAGAGCTGTAATGGCACAGAGCTAAGTCCCGATATTGTTCACCTTTATCTTCAAGAGTCAGGTGTAGAAGCCCTTTATGAAGGCAACGACTCTGAACGTCAGCAGCAAGTTGTGATTAAAACCCGCAAAGCGCTGATTAAACCAAGAGGCCCCAACCAGCAAACATACGTCAAAACCATCCAAAATAATGATATCAATTTTGGCATCGGCCCTGCTGGTACAGGTAAAACCTACTTAGCTGTTGCCTGTGCTGTTGCAGCCTTAGAGCAAGAAATGGTAAGACGTATCCTGTTAGTAAGGCCTGCTGTAGAAGCTGGTGAAAAGCTAGGATTCCTGCCCGGTGACCTAAGCCAGAAAATCGACCCTTATTTACGCCCACTTTATGATGCGCTGTATGAGATGATGGGTTTTGAGCAAGTAGAAAAGCTGATTGAGAAAAATGTCATTGAAGTAGCCCCTCTTGCTTACATGCGAGGCAGAACGCTCAATAATTCATTTATTATTCTTGATGAAAGCCAAAATACGACTGTAGAACAAATGAAAATGTTCTTAACTCGAATTGGCTTTGGCTCAACGGCCGTCATTACTGGTGACACCACTCAAGTCGACTTACCCAAAGGCACTAAATCTGGACTGAAGCACTCTATAGAAGTCCTTAAAGAGGTCAAAGGTATTGGCCTAACTTACTTCAAACCTAAAGATGTTGTCAGGCATCCCCTTGTTCAACGCATCGTGGAAGCTTATGAGCGACATGACAATCAAAAACATAAACGACAACAAGCTGAAGAAGTAAGCAAGTCATGAGTGTTTCTGTCGATATTCAAATAGCCTCAGAATGTCAAGGCATCCCACCCTCAGAGCAGTTTACTCAGTGGGCGACAGCTGCAGTTTATGGCCATAAAGCAATTGCTGAGCTTAGTATTCGAGTCGTAGATGAAACAGAGAGCGCAGAGTTGAATTTTGCTTACCGTCAAAAGCATGGTCCTACTAATGTGTTATCGTTTCCAGCAGAACTGCCTGAGGCTGTTGAGTTACCATTGCTAGGTGACTTAGCTATATGCGCACCTGTTGTATTTCGTGAAGCAGCTGAGCAAAATAAGTCATTAGAAGCCCATTGGGCTCATATGGTGATACATGGCACCTTGCATCTTTTAGGGTTTGACCATATTAATGATAAAGACGCCGAAATCATGGAATCCCTTGAGACCAAGATTTTAATGGAATTAGATTACCCCAATCCCTACCAACCTAGTGAGTCCTTATAGAGTAAATGGAGTCATGAGCGACGATCGATCGAGTTCAGGTCATCACCAAAAAACCTGGTTAGATAAAATTACCCAAGCCTTTTCAGGCGACCCTCGCAACCGCACAGAGCTGCTGGAACAATTACGAGAAGCAGAAACCAATGAAGTGCTCGATGCAGAGTCTCTTAGCATCATTGAAGGAGCCTTTCAGGTCTCTGAAATGCAAGTAAGAGAGATAATGATCCCCCGAGCCCAAATGGTGTGTGTCAGTGTGGACCAATCTCCCCAGCAATTTCTCCCCAAAGTCATCAGCAGCGCCCACTCCCGCTATCCAGTTATTGGCGAGAGCAAAGATGATGTGTTGGGCATTTTGCTGGCAAAAGACCTTTTGCCTCTTGCTTTAGCTCCTGATAAACACTTCGATATCAAAAGCCTGCTTCGCCCTGCAGCGGTTGTACCGGAGAGTAAGCGCCTAAACGTATTACTCAATGAATTCCGCTCCACTCGCAATCATATGGCAATAGTGGTAGACGAATATGGTGGCACAGCTGGTTTGGTCACCATTGAAGATGTGTTAGAGCAAATTGTAGGTGATATCGAAGACGAGCATGATGTTGAGGAAGACACCAATATCAAGCCAATGCAAGATGGTCACTTTATTGTTAAAGCACTTACGCCAATTGATGACTTTAACGAACACTTTCACTCGTCATTCAGCGACAAGGAGTTCGACACCATTGGCGGTATCGTAATGCATAGCTTTGGCCACATGCCAAAGCGCAGCGAAACGGTCAATATAGAAGGCTTCCAGTTTCAGGTTCTCCATGCAGATAGTCGCCGAATTCGACTATTACGAGTAACCCCCGCTTAGCCTTAATTTTTTGTGAGTGGCTTTGTAAGACCAGCTTAGAAGCTCTAAGCTGGTCTGAATAATATTGACGCACACCTCTCTCACCGATAACAATACCTGCCTCACTCAGCAAAACCCCTAATAGCCAATGAACAAATCCACTCCCTGGCCTGGCCATATTCTCACACTCATTGCAGGAGCCATTTATCCACTTGGCTTCAGCCCTTTTAACTGGTGGCCAATCACACTATTAGCATTAGTATTACTCATACCGTTATTGCGCCAATCTACAATCAAAACCACTGCTTTGCGAGGCTGGCTGTTTGGTCTAGGCATGTATGGCACAGGGGTATCCTGGGTGTATGTCAGTATTAATCAGTTTGGTAATGCTCACCCTATTCTGGCTGGATTTCTGACCTTATTATTTGTCGCATTTATTGCTGCGTTATTTGCTGTACCTCAAGCCCTTTTATACCGTTTTCTGAGCCGAAACTTTGTTGCCAATGCTGTTGTTACCGGGCTGGCTTTTACCACTAGCTGGCTATTAGTGGAGTGGGCAAAAACCTGGCTACTAACTGGCTTTCCTTGGCTCTTAGCGGGTTACAGTTTAACTGATAGCTTTGTAAGAGGCTTGGCCCCTATATTTGGCGTGCTATCCCTCAGCTTAGCTTTATTATCCAGCGCCTGGCTGATCTGGCAGCTATGGTTCACTGCCAGCGAAAAACTTAAAGCAAACCAAAAAGTCAGCTGGTCTCTAAACGTAGCTCCACTTATTTTAACCATTGGCTTGTGGAGTAGCGGCTGGCTAGCTCAGACTACCAGCTGGACTTCTCCTAAGTCACAACCACCACTCCAGGTGGCGGCAGTACAAGCCAACATCCCTCAAACGCTCAAATGGAATCCTAACTATGTAAAAACCACCATAGAGCGCTATTTAACGTTGAGTGAAAAGCACTGGAATGCTGATTTATTGGTCTGGTCTGAAAATGCCATACCTGTTTTATACCCACGGGCACAGCGCTTATTAGAAAGCCTGACCAAGCAAGCTAAAGACACCAATACCACATTAATTACTGGGATTCCATTTATCGAAAACACACCGGATAATCACCGTTATTTTAATGGCGTCTTAGCCATCAGCAATCAAGAAACACGGTACCATAAACAAAAGCTGGTTCCCTTTGGTGAATATGTACCATTAGAGTCCTGGCTGCGTGGCTTAATTTCTTTTTTTGACTTACCTATGTCTAGCTTCTCCAAAGGCGAGGCTAGCCAACCACCACTACAAGGCATTAACAATACAACAATTGCTCCCTTTATTTGTTATGAAGTCGTTTATCCTGATTTTGTTGCTAAAAATGCCGCAACAGATGTATTAATCACAATCAGCAATGACACCTGGTTTGGGGACTCGATCGGCCCCCATCAACATTTTCAAATGGCTAGGATGAGGGCTCTAGAGACTCAACGTTATTTAATTCGTGCCACTAATGATGGTATTACCGCCATCATCAATCCTGCTGGCAAAGCTGTTAAACAGCTCCCTCAATTTGATCAGGGTGTATTGATAGGTGAAGTAAAAGCAATGGCAGGAAAAACACCATTCATGCAGTGGCAAAGCTGGCCAATTATCATTTTGACATTAGTGATTATGGCTGGGCTATTAGCTTTCCGGCA
The sequence above is drawn from the Spartinivicinus poritis genome and encodes:
- a CDS encoding PhoH family protein yields the protein MSEPTELVKFSLEPHDSKSFANLCGQFDEHLKQIEQRLSIRIRNRGNQFEVEGEHNCILAAEEILKRLYRESCNGTELSPDIVHLYLQESGVEALYEGNDSERQQQVVIKTRKALIKPRGPNQQTYVKTIQNNDINFGIGPAGTGKTYLAVACAVAALEQEMVRRILLVRPAVEAGEKLGFLPGDLSQKIDPYLRPLYDALYEMMGFEQVEKLIEKNVIEVAPLAYMRGRTLNNSFIILDESQNTTVEQMKMFLTRIGFGSTAVITGDTTQVDLPKGTKSGLKHSIEVLKEVKGIGLTYFKPKDVVRHPLVQRIVEAYERHDNQKHKRQQAEEVSKS
- the ybeY gene encoding rRNA maturation RNase YbeY, with amino-acid sequence MSVSVDIQIASECQGIPPSEQFTQWATAAVYGHKAIAELSIRVVDETESAELNFAYRQKHGPTNVLSFPAELPEAVELPLLGDLAICAPVVFREAAEQNKSLEAHWAHMVIHGTLHLLGFDHINDKDAEIMESLETKILMELDYPNPYQPSESL
- a CDS encoding HlyC/CorC family transporter — protein: MSDDRSSSGHHQKTWLDKITQAFSGDPRNRTELLEQLREAETNEVLDAESLSIIEGAFQVSEMQVREIMIPRAQMVCVSVDQSPQQFLPKVISSAHSRYPVIGESKDDVLGILLAKDLLPLALAPDKHFDIKSLLRPAAVVPESKRLNVLLNEFRSTRNHMAIVVDEYGGTAGLVTIEDVLEQIVGDIEDEHDVEEDTNIKPMQDGHFIVKALTPIDDFNEHFHSSFSDKEFDTIGGIVMHSFGHMPKRSETVNIEGFQFQVLHADSRRIRLLRVTPA
- the lnt gene encoding apolipoprotein N-acyltransferase encodes the protein MNKSTPWPGHILTLIAGAIYPLGFSPFNWWPITLLALVLLIPLLRQSTIKTTALRGWLFGLGMYGTGVSWVYVSINQFGNAHPILAGFLTLLFVAFIAALFAVPQALLYRFLSRNFVANAVVTGLAFTTSWLLVEWAKTWLLTGFPWLLAGYSLTDSFVRGLAPIFGVLSLSLALLSSAWLIWQLWFTASEKLKANQKVSWSLNVAPLILTIGLWSSGWLAQTTSWTSPKSQPPLQVAAVQANIPQTLKWNPNYVKTTIERYLTLSEKHWNADLLVWSENAIPVLYPRAQRLLESLTKQAKDTNTTLITGIPFIENTPDNHRYFNGVLAISNQETRYHKQKLVPFGEYVPLESWLRGLISFFDLPMSSFSKGEASQPPLQGINNTTIAPFICYEVVYPDFVAKNAATDVLITISNDTWFGDSIGPHQHFQMARMRALETQRYLIRATNDGITAIINPAGKAVKQLPQFDQGVLIGEVKAMAGKTPFMQWQSWPIIILTLVIMAGLLAFRQITLHEVYTKQKVNHAS